One region of Bartonella alsatica genomic DNA includes:
- a CDS encoding beta-ketoacyl-ACP synthase — MHNQAVFITGIGLISSLGEGVDRHWEYLNNPTATPNLDCTTFSPYTVHKLPKVDWNLQIPQKSDQRQMGMWQRLGTYAAGLALDDAGIKNNKQLTSTMDMIVAASGGERDIVVDTQILSKARTTANYTSMLNSVLSTELRPTLFLAQLSNLLAGNISIVHKVTGSSRTFMGEEGSGLSAFQIAVARIRSGQSTHALVGSSYNTQSYDMLLAHELGGLLTRGGWTPVWDRKNYPGGGVITGSGGIFLVLENGEHARKRNARVYAEISQIITDQTDRTKVPLEKSIVSMLKTMEAKSTLAISAASGFHEVTKAEQNALEATDMYYRGITTLFGYMREAQFPLALALAAITVNKKRSFSALSVHEKPFSKEVHEAFVTTIGIKRAEGIVRLTNA, encoded by the coding sequence ATGCATAATCAAGCTGTATTTATCACTGGTATAGGACTTATAAGCTCTTTAGGTGAAGGAGTTGATCGTCATTGGGAATACTTGAATAATCCTACAGCTACACCAAATCTTGATTGTACAACTTTTTCACCCTACACTGTCCATAAATTACCTAAAGTTGATTGGAATTTACAAATTCCCCAAAAAAGTGATCAACGGCAAATGGGGATGTGGCAACGTCTTGGTACCTATGCAGCTGGCCTCGCTCTTGATGATGCAGGCATAAAAAATAATAAACAATTAACTTCGACAATGGATATGATCGTTGCAGCAAGTGGAGGAGAACGTGATATTGTCGTTGATACACAAATTCTTTCTAAAGCACGTACAACAGCTAATTATACTTCCATGTTAAATTCAGTTCTTTCGACTGAACTTCGTCCAACTTTATTTTTGGCACAACTCTCAAATCTTTTAGCTGGAAATATTTCAATTGTTCATAAAGTAACAGGGTCTTCTCGCACGTTTATGGGAGAAGAAGGTAGTGGGCTTTCTGCATTTCAAATTGCTGTAGCTCGTATTCGATCAGGTCAAAGTACCCATGCACTGGTAGGAAGCTCTTATAACACACAAAGTTATGATATGTTATTGGCCCATGAACTTGGAGGTCTCTTAACTAGAGGTGGATGGACACCGGTATGGGACCGTAAAAATTATCCTGGTGGTGGTGTTATAACGGGTTCTGGAGGTATCTTTCTAGTCCTTGAAAATGGGGAACACGCAAGAAAACGTAATGCACGTGTTTATGCTGAAATTAGCCAGATTATCACGGATCAAACAGACAGAACAAAAGTCCCACTTGAAAAATCAATTGTATCTATGTTGAAAACAATGGAAGCTAAATCTACTTTAGCCATTTCAGCTGCTTCAGGATTTCATGAAGTAACCAAAGCAGAACAAAACGCTCTTGAAGCTACTGATATGTATTACCGTGGTATTACAACATTGTTTGGTTATATGCGCGAAGCGCAATTTCCTTTAGCACTTGCACTTGCTGCTATCACTGTTAACAAAAAACGCAGTTTTTCAGCATTAAGTGTTCATGAAAAACCTTTTTCTAAAGAAGTACATGAAGCGTTTGTGACAACCATTGGCATAAAAAGAGCTGAAGGTATAGTCCGCCTAACTAATGCTTAA
- a CDS encoding acyl carrier protein, which yields MPSTFDKVADIIAEISEIDRSIIIPESHIIDDLGTDSLDFLDIVFAIDKAFGIKIPLEQWTQEVNEGAVATEEYFVLKNLCAKIDELVALKQAE from the coding sequence TTGCCCTCTACTTTTGATAAAGTTGCTGATATCATCGCAGAAATCAGTGAAATTGATCGCAGTATAATCATACCTGAAAGCCATATCATTGATGATTTGGGAACCGATAGCCTAGATTTTCTAGATATTGTTTTTGCTATTGATAAAGCTTTTGGAATTAAAATCCCATTAGAACAATGGACTCAGGAAGTCAACGAAGGTGCAGTCGCAACAGAAGAATATTTTGTTCTTAAAAATCTTTGTGCAAAAATCGATGAACTCGTTGCTTTAAAACAGGCAGAATAA
- a CDS encoding NADP-dependent malic enzyme: MSIERNSNFSLQKAELDSAALFYHQHPKPGKLEIQATTPLDNQRDLALAYSPGVAAPCLAIHKDPNLAAQYTSRSNLVAVISNGTAVLGLGNIGPLASKPVMEGKAVLFKKFANIDVFDIEIDASNIEKMVETVSALEPTFGGINLEDIKAPECFEIEEKLRSKMNIPVFHDDQHGTAIIVSAAVLNALNLSGKKIENAKIVVSGAGAAALACINLLVRLGAKVKNIWLSDLEGVVYEGRTTLMDRWKIKYAQKTNARTLSEIIDNADIFLGVSAGGVLKSEYLKKMAPNPLILALANPIPEIMPEKAHAVRPDAMICTGRSDYPNQVNNVLCFPYIFRGALDVGATAINEEMKMAAVHAIAALAREETSDVAARAYSKPPPSFGPDYLIPSPFDPRLILRIAPAVAKAAMETGVAIRPIENMEAYYDILNRFVFRSGLTMKPVFAAAKTAKRKRVIYANGEDERVLRAAQIVLEEQTAIPLLIGRPHVVEARLKRFGLRIRPGIDFELTNPESDPRFREYVNLFLRYTGRRGVSPEVAKTIVRTSATAIAALAVMREEADAMICGLEGRFERHLELIEQVIGLNSNVRHFSAVSLLISPHRTLFLTDTYVNENPSAEEIAEMTVLAAQEIEAFGITPKAALLSHSNFGSKNTESARKMRRATEILAKLHPNLEADGEMHGDAALSTVFRDSVFPDSRLKGEANLLVFPTLDAANITLNLVKNLTNALHVGPILIGASRPAHILTPSVTSRGVVNMTALAVLAANRNSSKISENK; this comes from the coding sequence ATGTCTATAGAACGAAATAGTAACTTCAGTTTACAAAAAGCTGAACTTGATAGTGCCGCACTTTTTTATCACCAACATCCCAAACCCGGAAAATTGGAAATACAAGCGACAACACCTCTTGACAATCAGCGTGATCTAGCTCTTGCTTATTCTCCAGGTGTTGCAGCTCCATGTCTTGCAATTCATAAAGATCCCAATCTTGCTGCTCAATACACTTCCCGTTCTAATTTAGTTGCCGTTATATCAAATGGAACTGCTGTTCTTGGATTGGGAAATATTGGTCCTCTCGCCTCTAAGCCTGTTATGGAAGGAAAAGCTGTTTTATTTAAAAAATTTGCGAATATTGATGTTTTTGATATTGAAATCGATGCTTCCAATATCGAAAAAATGGTAGAGACTGTATCTGCTTTAGAACCCACTTTTGGTGGTATTAATCTTGAAGATATAAAAGCTCCTGAATGTTTTGAAATCGAAGAAAAGCTTCGTTCTAAAATGAATATTCCGGTTTTTCATGATGACCAACATGGAACTGCCATTATTGTCTCTGCGGCTGTATTAAATGCATTAAATCTTTCAGGAAAAAAAATTGAAAATGCAAAAATAGTTGTTTCAGGTGCAGGTGCCGCAGCTCTAGCTTGTATTAACCTTTTGGTCCGTCTTGGAGCAAAAGTTAAAAATATTTGGCTCAGCGATTTAGAAGGAGTAGTTTATGAAGGACGCACGACTCTTATGGATCGTTGGAAGATCAAGTATGCACAAAAAACGAATGCACGGACATTATCCGAGATTATTGACAATGCAGATATTTTTCTAGGCGTTTCAGCGGGAGGTGTTTTAAAATCTGAATATCTAAAAAAAATGGCTCCGAATCCATTAATTTTAGCGCTTGCTAATCCAATACCAGAAATTATGCCAGAAAAAGCACATGCTGTAAGGCCAGATGCAATGATCTGCACAGGACGTTCTGACTATCCCAATCAAGTCAATAATGTTCTTTGTTTTCCTTATATCTTTCGTGGTGCATTAGATGTCGGTGCTACTGCAATTAATGAAGAAATGAAAATGGCCGCAGTTCATGCGATTGCAGCTCTCGCTCGTGAAGAAACTTCAGATGTCGCAGCACGTGCATACTCAAAGCCCCCCCCTAGTTTCGGACCAGACTATCTCATTCCCTCCCCTTTTGATCCGCGCTTAATACTACGTATTGCTCCTGCTGTTGCTAAAGCAGCAATGGAAACTGGTGTAGCGATTCGACCAATTGAAAATATGGAAGCCTATTATGATATCCTCAATAGATTCGTATTTCGTTCTGGATTAACAATGAAGCCTGTTTTTGCAGCAGCAAAAACAGCAAAACGTAAACGCGTAATTTATGCTAATGGTGAAGATGAACGGGTGCTTCGCGCAGCACAAATTGTTCTTGAAGAACAAACTGCAATTCCTCTCCTTATCGGCCGCCCACATGTCGTAGAGGCAAGATTAAAGCGCTTCGGTTTAAGAATTCGCCCTGGTATAGATTTTGAACTTACAAATCCAGAAAGTGATCCGCGTTTTCGTGAGTATGTTAATTTATTTCTCCGCTATACAGGAAGACGTGGTGTTTCACCCGAAGTTGCAAAAACAATTGTCAGAACATCTGCAACAGCGATTGCAGCCCTCGCCGTAATGCGCGAAGAAGCTGATGCAATGATTTGCGGTTTAGAAGGACGTTTTGAACGTCATCTTGAATTAATTGAACAAGTTATTGGACTTAATTCAAATGTTCGTCATTTTTCAGCTGTGAGTTTACTTATTTCTCCACATCGTACTCTTTTTTTAACAGATACTTATGTCAATGAAAATCCTTCTGCAGAAGAAATAGCAGAAATGACAGTATTGGCAGCGCAAGAAATTGAAGCATTTGGTATAACACCAAAGGCAGCATTATTATCACATTCAAACTTTGGTTCAAAAAATACAGAAAGTGCACGTAAAATGCGCCGTGCAACCGAAATTCTTGCCAAATTACATCCCAATTTAGAAGCCGATGGAGAAATGCACGGTGATGCTGCGCTTTCTACAGTTTTTCGTGACAGTGTTTTTCCTGATTCACGTCTCAAAGGGGAAGCTAATTTACTTGTCTTTCCAACACTTGATGCAGCTAATATAACACTCAATCTCGTAAAAAATCTAACTAATGCACTTCATGTAGGCCCTATTTTGATCGGAGCCTCACGTCCTGCACATATTCTGACACCTTCAGTAACTTCACGCGGAGTGGTTAATATGACAGCTCTTGCAGTTCTTGCTGCAAACAGAAACAGCTCTAAAATAAGTGAAAATAAGTAA